The sequence below is a genomic window from Methylotuvimicrobium sp. KM2.
TTGTTGTGCGACGGGAGTTTCGCGTTTTGGACCGTAATCGATTTGCCATGCATCATAGAGCATATAGATCAGCATTGCAAAAGTAACGACTAATATAAATCTAATGTTATCCATTCTTTTTACCAAATTTTTTCTGGAACAGGATCAAGCCCGCCTTCGTGAAAAGGGTGACACTTTAATACTCTTCGGAATGTAAGATAGGTGCCCCGGGCGGCTCCATGTTGATGGAGCGCCTCTAAGGCATAGCAGGAGCAGCTGGGATAAAAACGACAGTTTTTACCTAACAATGGACTTATAAAGTATTGGTATAACTTTATAATTGCTATGAGTAAGACTCGCATCGGTTTACCAACCTAAGCCAATGCCTTGCCAATGACTTTTGTAATTGTTCCGGTGATGCATTGAGTGCATCTTTTCGGGCCATGACAACAACATCAATATTGATCAATTCGTGTTGTTGTAGTCTAAAGCTTTCCCTGGCAGTCCTTTTGAGCATATTTCTGTCCACAGCCTTTTTAATGATTTTTTTCGCAATTGCCAGACCCAGTCGAGGATGATTAAACTCATTCCTAACCGCCAGTAATGTGAAATAAGCATCACTCGATTTTAC
It includes:
- the rnpA gene encoding ribonuclease P protein component, with protein sequence MTNKVFSFPPQLRLRKPSEYKKVFTRPVKSSDAYFTLLAVRNEFNHPRLGLAIAKKIIKKAVDRNMLKRTARESFRLQQHELINIDVVVMARKDALNASPEQLQKSLARHWLRLVNRCESYS
- the yidD gene encoding membrane protein insertion efficiency factor YidD, with the protein product MRVLLIAIIKLYQYFISPLLGKNCRFYPSCSCYALEALHQHGAARGTYLTFRRVLKCHPFHEGGLDPVPEKIW